The DNA segment CGCAAAAACTGTTTTCAATCTCGCTATCAACACTGTAAGTGAAATCCCGGTAGCCATTGATAACGGATACATAATCGTACAGAAAGATGTTGATACCCCATCGTTCATCAAACCTCTTAAAGATGTTAAAGACTCCATAGTCAACTATCTTGAAAAGGATCATGCCAAGGTCGCAGCTAAAACCGCTGCGGAAGAAGTCCTTAAAAAACTGATTGATCCCAAAACAGCAAAAGCTGAACAGGATGAAATTCAGGCTGACGTGAGAACCACAGAAGCTTTTGGACGTAACGGTTTTATCCCCGGACTGGGAATGAGCAAAAATCTTGTTGAAGATACCTTTAATGCAGCTGACAGCCACTGGCTCAACAAAGTGTACGAACTTCAGGATGGATATGTAATTGCCAGACTTGATGAACGTATTCCTCCCAAAGAAGGACAGTGGGAAAAACAGAAAGAAGTGATTATGAATTCACTCCAGCGCGAACAGGCTAACACTATACTTAATTCGTTTGTTACCGAACTTCGCAAAAAAGCTGATATAAAAATCACCAGACCTGATGTTTTAAAATAAACACAGAGCTGACATTTAGCTGAGAACATAAAGACTTGATACCAAAGTCCCGTCTGTTAAAAACAGGCGGGACTTTTTTCTGATAAAAGAATCAACCTGATTCTAGGTGTTTTTTTCGTAAGTATATCCTATCTTCTGACTTTATTGCGAAATTTTCGATTTAAGTTTAATGGTTAGGTTGTATTATTTTCATAAAAATCAACTTTTATTTACTTGCAGGTCGCTTAAGATAAGCGTAACAGGTGAAAACCATTGTTCCCCGGATATAATAACAACCGGAGTTAAATTCACAGACACTGCATGACAGTTTAATTTTTCAACGCAGAGCACCTTTATTAATCAGCTTTTTTATTGCTCTTACTGTCAAAAAATCCTTAAAAAGACTGATCTCGGTTTTAAACCGATTAACATCGGACGTCTGCGACAGCCTGAGAGCGGAGCTTAATCTACGACACGTTCCGCTGACGGCAGCTGTTTTTTGCAGTGAAAATCTTCAGAGGTTTTCTGTTATGATACCAGTACCTAAAGGCTACAAATTTTCAGCGGCTGCTGCCGGATTCAAGTACAAGGACAGAAATGATCTTGCACTTATCTGCAGTGATGTCCCCGCAACCGCGGCAGGTGTTTTCACCACAAACAGATTTCAGGCCGCACCAATCACGGTCTGCAAGGCCAATCTTGAAAAAGACCGTAAAACCCGTGCCTTGATGATCAACGCAGGACTGGCCAATGCCTGCACCGGCAATGAAGGAATTGAAGACTGCCGTCGCACCACAGAGATGGTTTCAAAAGCTATTGGTATTGAAAGTTGTGAAATCCTCCCGGCATCAACCGGGGTTATTGGAAACAGGTTCGATCTTTCAGTATGGGAAGCAGCTGTTCCCAAAATTGCGGAGGCTTTAGGCTCAACTGATGCCGTAAAGACCGCCAAAGCAATTATGACTACCGACACTTTCCCTAAACTTTCATGGAAGAAAGTTGACACAGCTAACGGATCAATCCGGCTGCTGGGAATGTGCAAAGGGTCAGGAATGATTTGCCCTAAAATGGCTACCATGCTCGGCTTTGTCATCTGCGATGCCGATGTCGACCCGGACTGGTGGCAGGAAACTCTGGCCCGCTGTATTCAAAAATCTTTCAACTGCGTCACCGTTGATGGTGACACCAGTACCAACGACTGCGTTCTGGCTCTTGCCAACGGAGCTTCCGGGGTAAAAGCTGATTCTGATACAGTAAAAGAGGCTCTGGAACAGGCCCTGCTTGATATCTGCCAGGCTCTTTCATACATGATTATTCAGGATGCCGAAGGCGGCACTAAAGTCATGTCTATTTCAGTAACCGGAGCCGAAAGCGATGAAGACGCTGAACTGGTTGCCAGAGCCGTAGGTAACTCACCTCTGGTCAAGACAGCTATTTTCGGCGAAGACCCGAACTGGGGCAGAATCGTTGCGGCAGCAGGAAGAAGTGAAGCAGATTTCGACCCGGATATGCTGACTCTGGCTTTCGGAGACATCATTGTTTTTGAAAAAGGCTGCCCTATTGAAGGTGACATCGACGCAGTTCTGGCTCCGCTTATGAAAAAGCAGGACATCGCTGTGAATATAAGCCTTGGAAACGGGACAGGAAAATCCTCACTTCTGGCCTCCGACTTCACGCATGACTATGTTTCAATTAATGCGGACTACCGCAGTTAAATAGATATCTTACCAAGCCGGCCGCAGAATCTCTGCGGCCGTACTTTTTTCTGCTATGAAAAGAATGAAAGACAGAGACAGAATGACCAGACTGGCCGATTTTCTATTTGAAGTCGGCATGCTCAGAAAAACACCACGCAGCGGCTACCAGTTTCTCGGCAGCGGCTCTGAAAGTGTGGCCGACCATTCCTACCGGGTTGCCGTTTTAGGGTATGTGCTTGCAGATATGGCCGGAGCAGATATGGCTAGAACTGTCTTTATGTGTCTTTTCCATGATTTACATGAAGCCCGCACCGGGGATTTCAATTATGTAAATCAGATTTATAACAGCAGTGAGCGTGATGATGCACTGAAACACGCGCTGGAAGGGACCGGACTTGAGGACAAAATCTTTCCCCATTGGGAAGAGCTTGAAGAATGTGAGACTCTGGAATCAAAGCTTGCTCAGGATGCAGACCAGATAGATTTCATCTTAAACCTCAAGGAAGAACTTGATCTGGGCAACAAGTATGCCGGTAAATGGCTGGAAGCAGCAGTACAAAGAATCAGGACAGAAGAAGGCAAAAAACTTACCGAGACTATCTGCAAAACGGACCATACAGACTGGTGGTTTCAGGGGCCTCCGCCTTCATGGTGGGCCA comes from the Maridesulfovibrio bastinii DSM 16055 genome and includes:
- the argJ gene encoding bifunctional glutamate N-acetyltransferase/amino-acid acetyltransferase ArgJ; amino-acid sequence: MIPVPKGYKFSAAAAGFKYKDRNDLALICSDVPATAAGVFTTNRFQAAPITVCKANLEKDRKTRALMINAGLANACTGNEGIEDCRRTTEMVSKAIGIESCEILPASTGVIGNRFDLSVWEAAVPKIAEALGSTDAVKTAKAIMTTDTFPKLSWKKVDTANGSIRLLGMCKGSGMICPKMATMLGFVICDADVDPDWWQETLARCIQKSFNCVTVDGDTSTNDCVLALANGASGVKADSDTVKEALEQALLDICQALSYMIIQDAEGGTKVMSISVTGAESDEDAELVARAVGNSPLVKTAIFGEDPNWGRIVAAAGRSEADFDPDMLTLAFGDIIVFEKGCPIEGDIDAVLAPLMKKQDIAVNISLGNGTGKSSLLASDFTHDYVSINADYRS
- a CDS encoding HD domain-containing protein translates to MKRMKDRDRMTRLADFLFEVGMLRKTPRSGYQFLGSGSESVADHSYRVAVLGYVLADMAGADMARTVFMCLFHDLHEARTGDFNYVNQIYNSSERDDALKHALEGTGLEDKIFPHWEELEECETLESKLAQDADQIDFILNLKEELDLGNKYAGKWLEAAVQRIRTEEGKKLTETICKTDHTDWWFQGPPPSWWAKRNGLDNDD